The window ACTTCATCAACATTGATTACGTCGCAATACAGGCATTCATGGAATCAGAAGGAGGAGTTCAAGGCCCAGAGGAAGTGGAGGAAACGCTTGTACCTGTGGGTAACGAACCACTTGTAGAGGGCAATGTGGAAGACCTGAGGGAACAATCCGGCATCGTGATCACCGGGGCACTCAGGTCGGGGCCAACAACTGCCGGAGGGGTGTCATATGGTTCTAGCGCAGCTGTGTTGGCCCAGTCGACCGCTTTGGCCCAATCACAAGCCCTGAAAGCTGAGATGGAGAAGACCAACAGGCAGTTCTTTGATACGGTCACCCCTGAAGAAATCAGAGAAAGGATACAGGTTCTAGCCCGGTTCTCGGCGATGGAAAGATATGGGGATCTTCTTCTAGATCTTCTCAGTCTTGAGGATGACATCTCGGAAAGAGCCCATCTGCTTAATCTTGTCCTTGACCATGTGAAGGGTCTCGCCTTACAGCAGAAATTTGACCTAGCTTCAGAAACGACTCAAAAAATCAAGCAAATGCTCAAGGACCCTGCGTTTCAGAAAGGGCATTTTCATGAAATGCTCAGTTCTTTTATGGAAAAGATTGTATCTGCTGTTCATTCCGGGGGAATGAAAAAGAAGATTAAGGGCGCGTTCCCGAAGGATCCAAGAGGAGTCCTCAATTTCCTTCAGTTTGTGGGGCCAAGCGCCATACCAATACTCATAGAGCTGGTGTCTGTGGCTAAAGATGCGGAAGGCAGGGCAGCTCTCCGGGATGTTCTCTCTGCACTGGCAGTTCGCGACTTGGCAAAACTGAGCAAGGCCGTTTCAAGCCACGATCCTCGGGTTGCGCGGGAAATCGTAACCATAATAGGCAGAATTGCAGATCCCAAAGGTGTTCGCATGTTGAAGTCCTGTTTGAAACATTACCATCCTTCTGTGAGAATTGAAGCTGTTCGTTCCCTCGGTCAGATAGGCACTCCTGACTCCACCAAGCTCATTTTGGAATTCTTGAAAGATCCAGATACAGATGTGCGAATACTGGCAATAAAAACTCTTGACGCTCCCAACGAGAAGTTTCTCAGAAGGATCATCAGAGACATGGTTGCCAGCAGGAATTTCAGGATCAGACCTATGGTAGAAAAGGT is drawn from candidate division TA06 bacterium and contains these coding sequences:
- a CDS encoding HEAT repeat domain-containing protein — encoded protein: MADSANVMTTLEVEEEKVEALELDTAEKLLLSLSRAITNMRFYLPNSPLVRSSKIEFYEEMTDFLKRWDRMSFEVTDEALTYKGNPVYQIDEKANSFAFIFYRDGVRRITFHEGLSSEEVNTFLDIICEAVKSSEEEADIVSLLWSGNFINIDYVAIQAFMESEGGVQGPEEVEETLVPVGNEPLVEGNVEDLREQSGIVITGALRSGPTTAGGVSYGSSAAVLAQSTALAQSQALKAEMEKTNRQFFDTVTPEEIRERIQVLARFSAMERYGDLLLDLLSLEDDISERAHLLNLVLDHVKGLALQQKFDLASETTQKIKQMLKDPAFQKGHFHEMLSSFMEKIVSAVHSGGMKKKIKGAFPKDPRGVLNFLQFVGPSAIPILIELVSVAKDAEGRAALRDVLSALAVRDLAKLSKAVSSHDPRVAREIVTIIGRIADPKGVRMLKSCLKHYHPSVRIEAVRSLGQIGTPDSTKLILEFLKDPDTDVRILAIKTLDAPNEKFLRRIIRDMVASRNFRIRPMVEKVALIDALKRSRSDDVVSAFTGFFRTAWWFRRKEDDSIMMAIIAALASIGTGTAKKLLEQGTKSRRKTVAVESFRALQHFEE